A region from the Anomaloglossus baeobatrachus isolate aAnoBae1 chromosome 11, aAnoBae1.hap1, whole genome shotgun sequence genome encodes:
- the LOC142255980 gene encoding uncharacterized protein LOC142255980, which produces MKNLVALLFMISALVFSVFSYKCNSCMCHNTTTCKETQIECLGDRCMSASQHIRMNGELQIQMYKSCANETLCGTKGAMVVGNTTFRFYASCCDGDLCNNKGYELPPENQTQNGVICPSYLCFNTLNECKTDKMMNCTGSMNRCIEYRGSMVNPDKTYTNYSAKGCINDDACRNNVDSKIAYEETRRPPIGPHCIFRSPSDVLKTPCSAGTSRFDRSGGLCRRAKLEGL; this is translated from the exons tCTTTTCCTATAAATGCAATTCGTGCATGTGCCACAATACTACAACATGTAAAGAGACTCAGATTGAATGCCTTGGAGATCGATGTATGAGCGCCTCGCAACACATTAGAATGA ATGGAGAATTGCAAATTCAAATGTATAAAAGTTGTGCCAATGAAACATTGTGTGGAACCAAGGGCGCAATGGTAGTGGGAAATACAACATTTCGATTTTATGCGAGTTGCTGCGATGGAGACTTATGCAACAATAAAGGGTATGAAC TTCCCccagaaaatcaaacacaaaatggtGTAATATGTCCATCATATCTGTGTTTTAACACCTTGAATGAATGTAAAACTGACAAAATGATGAACTGCACTGGATCCATGAACAGATGCATCGAATATAGGGGTTCAATGGTAAATCCAG ATAAAACATATACAAATTATTCTGCCAAAGGTTGTATTAATGATGATGCCTGCCGAAACAACGTTGACAGCAAGATTGCCTATGAAGAAACGCGCAGG CCCCCAATTGGTCCCCATTGCATCTTCAGATCGCCATCGGATGTATTGAAAACCCCATGCAGTGCAGGCACCTCCAGATTTGATAGATCAGGAGGGTTGTGCAGAAGAGCAAAACTTGAAGGCCTATGA